In Balaenoptera ricei isolate mBalRic1 chromosome 7, mBalRic1.hap2, whole genome shotgun sequence, a single window of DNA contains:
- the CDCA7 gene encoding cell division cycle-associated protein 7 isoform X1 — protein MDSRRVPQKDRRAKKNFKKFRYVKLISMETSSSSDDSCDSFASDNFANTKPKFRSDISEELANVFYEDSDNESFCGFSESEVQDVLDHCGFLQKPRPDVTNELASIFHADSDDESFCGFSESEIQDGMRLQADHAGCRTRSQCRSSGPLRVAMKFPTRNTRGAANERAAPPEPSENSVTDCNSDSEDESGMNFLEKRALNIKQNKAMLAKLMSELESFPGSFPGRRSLPGSSSRPKTPRRRTFPGVACRRNPERRARPLTRSRSRVLGSHSALPMEEEEEEEEEEEEEADKYMLVRKRKPMAGYMNEDDMPRSRRPGSMTLPHIIRPVDEITEEELDNICNNSREKIYNRSLGSTCHQCRQKTMDTKTNCRNPECWGVRGQFCGPCLRNRYGEEVRDALLDPNWHCPPCRGICNCSFCRQRDGRCATGVLVYLAKYHGFGNVHAYLKSLKQEFEMQA, from the exons ATGGACTCTCGCCGCGTGCCG CAAAAGGATCGCAGAGCAAAGAAGAACTTCAAGAAATTCAGATATGTGAAGTTGATTTCCATGGAAACCTCGTCATCCTCTGATGACAGTTGTGACAGCTTTGCTTCTGATAATTTTGCAAACACA aaacCTAAATTCAGGTCAGATATCAGTGAAGAACTGGCAAATGTTTTTTATGAGGACTCTGATAATGAATCTTTCTGCGGCTTTTCAGAAAGTGAGGTGCAAGATGTGTTAGACCATTGTGGATTTTTACAGAAACCAAGGCCAGATGTCACTAACGAACTGGCCAGTATTTTTCATGCCGACTCTGATGATGAATCGTTTTGCGGTTTCTCAGAGAGTGAGATACAAGATGGAATG AGGCTGCAGGCAGACCACGCGGGCTGTCGGACCCGCAGTCAGTGCAGAAGTTCCGGACCTCTCCGGGTGGCCATGAAGTTTCCAACTCGAAACACCAGGGGAGCAGCCAACGAGAGAGCAGCGCCCCCCGAACCCTCAGAGAATTCTGTGACTGATTGCAATTCTGATTCAGAAGATGAAAGTGGCATGAATTTTTTGGAGAAAAGGGctttaaatataaagcaaaacaaagcaatg CTTGCAAAACTAATGTCAGAATTAGAAAGCTTCCCTGGCTCCTTCCCTGGAAGGCGTTCCCTGCCAGGCTCCAGTTCA CGTCCAAAGACACCCCGAAGGCGCACATTCCCAGGTGTCGCCTGCAGGAGAAACCCTGAGCGGAGAGCTCGTCCTCTCACCAGGTCAAGGTCTCGGGTCCTTGGGTCGCACAGTGCCCTGcccatggaggaggaggaggaggaggaggaggaggaggaggaggaggcggataAGTACATGTTGGTGAGAAAGAGGAAGCCCATGGCCGGCTACATGAAC GAAGATGACATGCCCCGAAGTCGTCGCCCTGGATCCATGACCCTTCCCCATATAATTCGCCCAGTGGACGAAATCACGGAGGAAGAATTGGACAACATCTGCAACAACTCTCGAGAGAAGATCTATAACCGTTCATTG GGATCGACTTGTCATCAGTGCCGCCAGAAAACTATGGATACCAAGACAAACTGCAGAAACCCAGAGTGCTGGGGCGTTCGAGGCCAGTTCTGCGGGCCCTGCCTTCGAAACCGTTATGGTGAAGAAGTCAGGGATGCTCTGCTAGACCCA AACTGGCACTGCCCGCCGTGTCGCGGGATCTGCAACTGCAGCTTCTGTCGGCAGAGAGACGGGCGGTGTGCAACTGGGGTGCTCGTGTACTTAGCCAAGTACCACGGCTTCGGGAATGTGCATGCTTACTTGAAAAG TCTAAAACAGGAGTTTGAAATGCAAGCTTAA
- the CDCA7 gene encoding cell division cycle-associated protein 7 isoform X2 produces the protein MDSRRVPQKDRRAKKNFKKFRYVKLISMETSSSSDDSCDSFASDNFANTRLQADHAGCRTRSQCRSSGPLRVAMKFPTRNTRGAANERAAPPEPSENSVTDCNSDSEDESGMNFLEKRALNIKQNKAMLAKLMSELESFPGSFPGRRSLPGSSSRPKTPRRRTFPGVACRRNPERRARPLTRSRSRVLGSHSALPMEEEEEEEEEEEEEADKYMLVRKRKPMAGYMNEDDMPRSRRPGSMTLPHIIRPVDEITEEELDNICNNSREKIYNRSLGSTCHQCRQKTMDTKTNCRNPECWGVRGQFCGPCLRNRYGEEVRDALLDPNWHCPPCRGICNCSFCRQRDGRCATGVLVYLAKYHGFGNVHAYLKSLKQEFEMQA, from the exons ATGGACTCTCGCCGCGTGCCG CAAAAGGATCGCAGAGCAAAGAAGAACTTCAAGAAATTCAGATATGTGAAGTTGATTTCCATGGAAACCTCGTCATCCTCTGATGACAGTTGTGACAGCTTTGCTTCTGATAATTTTGCAAACACA AGGCTGCAGGCAGACCACGCGGGCTGTCGGACCCGCAGTCAGTGCAGAAGTTCCGGACCTCTCCGGGTGGCCATGAAGTTTCCAACTCGAAACACCAGGGGAGCAGCCAACGAGAGAGCAGCGCCCCCCGAACCCTCAGAGAATTCTGTGACTGATTGCAATTCTGATTCAGAAGATGAAAGTGGCATGAATTTTTTGGAGAAAAGGGctttaaatataaagcaaaacaaagcaatg CTTGCAAAACTAATGTCAGAATTAGAAAGCTTCCCTGGCTCCTTCCCTGGAAGGCGTTCCCTGCCAGGCTCCAGTTCA CGTCCAAAGACACCCCGAAGGCGCACATTCCCAGGTGTCGCCTGCAGGAGAAACCCTGAGCGGAGAGCTCGTCCTCTCACCAGGTCAAGGTCTCGGGTCCTTGGGTCGCACAGTGCCCTGcccatggaggaggaggaggaggaggaggaggaggaggaggaggaggcggataAGTACATGTTGGTGAGAAAGAGGAAGCCCATGGCCGGCTACATGAAC GAAGATGACATGCCCCGAAGTCGTCGCCCTGGATCCATGACCCTTCCCCATATAATTCGCCCAGTGGACGAAATCACGGAGGAAGAATTGGACAACATCTGCAACAACTCTCGAGAGAAGATCTATAACCGTTCATTG GGATCGACTTGTCATCAGTGCCGCCAGAAAACTATGGATACCAAGACAAACTGCAGAAACCCAGAGTGCTGGGGCGTTCGAGGCCAGTTCTGCGGGCCCTGCCTTCGAAACCGTTATGGTGAAGAAGTCAGGGATGCTCTGCTAGACCCA AACTGGCACTGCCCGCCGTGTCGCGGGATCTGCAACTGCAGCTTCTGTCGGCAGAGAGACGGGCGGTGTGCAACTGGGGTGCTCGTGTACTTAGCCAAGTACCACGGCTTCGGGAATGTGCATGCTTACTTGAAAAG TCTAAAACAGGAGTTTGAAATGCAAGCTTAA